In the Populus trichocarpa isolate Nisqually-1 chromosome 1, P.trichocarpa_v4.1, whole genome shotgun sequence genome, one interval contains:
- the LOC7453596 gene encoding sodium/calcium exchanger NCL2 isoform X2, whose protein sequence is MLFHGEGYLASGGEKIFRILGPGVFGASAFQVLGALPESLILLASGLLNTREVAQEYVSTGVGLLAGTSILLLTMLWGTCVIVGSVQSSKPTISNTSSSRLLSWFTEFRVTTDLQTSYTARIMGLSVIPFLILQIPKVFNSNSGEYLTVLISLVVSVASLLIYFFYQIFEPWIQKRRLEYVKCNEGLLRILQLVQERALGIILTGDGAPNINAIQRLFEEIDEDGDDCISPSEVRKLLLDIKSTGMNINKDSASEELIKVLDLNDDKKITKEEFVHTFTKWLEETKYAMEKRYFTINSLKRIDQVFHPFVESKRKEREMKRNLMSEIVSHLQSVALGNLIKEDGTPDLLAIRRLFEDIDRDEDNCISKDELKELMKKIEIGKISWDVDEAAEKIIEALDTSGDQMIDEKEFAEGIVRWSINPPENVTPVSTRSQDDNNRRTPWEEVDKLLKDEKTNAVDKSSWAWFKAIMSMVLGVAILSVLAEPLTQSVQNFSEDAGIPSFFVSFVLAPLATNARAATSAITTACRKKSITTSLTFSEIYGGVFMNNVLGCSVLLFLVYARGLTWEFSAEVLVVLITCAIMSLAVSFRSDFPLWTSFMAFLLYPFSLFLVYVFNDVLDHV, encoded by the exons CATCTGGATTATTGAACACAAGGGAAGTTGCTCAAGAGTACGTGTCTACAGGAGTCGGACTCCTCGCAGGAACATCTATTTTGCTTCTAACAATGCTCTGGGGCACCTGTGTGATCGTTGGCAGCGTTCAATCGTCAAAGCCAACCATTTCCAATACTTCAAGCTCAAGATTATTATCATGGTTTACTG AGTTTAGAGTCACTACGGATTTGCAGACAAGCTACACAGCAAGGATTATGGGTCTCTCTGTCATACCATTTCTTATTTTGCAAATCCCAAAAGTTTTCAACTCAAATTCTGGGGAATACTTGACGGTATTGATCTCTCTTGTTGTTTCAGTGGCTTCTCTGTTGATATATTTCTTCTATCAG ATCTTCGAACCGTGGATTCAAAAGAGAAGACTGGAATATGTAAAATGTAATGAAGGTCTTTTAAGAATTCTGCAACTTGTGCAAGAACGTGCTTTAGGGATAATTCTGACAGGAGATGGGGCTCCAAATATAAATGCTATACAGAG ACTATTTGAGGAAATAGATGAAGATGGTGATGACTGTATATCGCCCTCTGAAGTGAGGAAACTTCTGCTCGACATAAAGTCTACAGGAATGAATATCAATAAAGACAGCGCATCAGAAGAATTAATCAAAGTATTAGATCTGAATGATGATAAGAAAATAACCAAGGAAGAATTTGTCCATACTTTTACAAAATGGCTTGAAGAGACAAAGTATGCTATGGAGAAGCGATACTTCACAATTAACTCCTTGAAGAGGATTGATCAG GTTTTTCATCCGTTCgtagaaagtaaaagaaaagaacgtGAGATGAAGAGAAATCTCATGTCAGAAATCGTGAGTCATCTACAGAGCGTTGCTTTAGGAAACCTAATCAAAGAAGATGGTACTCCGGATTTACTTGCTATTAGAAG GTTGTTTGAAGACATTGATCGTGATGAAGATAATTGCATATCAAAAGATGAGTTAAAAGAACTAATGAAAAAGATTGAGATTGGTAAGATCTCTTGGGATGTAGATGAAGCAGCTGAAAAAATCATAGAAGCACTTGACACGAGCGGAGATCAAATGATCGATGAGAAGGAGTTCGCCGAGGGAATTGTAAGGTGGTCGATTAACCCGCCGGAAAATGTAACTCCTGTATCAACTCGGTCCCAAGATGATAACAATCGA AGAACGCCCTGGGAAGAAGTGGACAAgttattgaaggatgaaaaaacCAATGCTGTTGACAAATCATCATGGGCTTGGTTTAAGGCTATAATGTCTATGGTGCTTGGAGTTGCTATATTATCAGTGCTAGCAGAGCCGCTGACACAGAGTGTTCAGAATTTCTCCGAGGATGCAGGGATACCATCTTTTTTTGTCTCCTTTGTGTTAGCTCCACTCGCAACCAACGCAAGAGCAGCCACTTCAGCTATCACGACTGCCTGTCGTAAGAAGTCTATAACCACTTCCTTGACATTTTCCGAG ATTTATGGTGGGGTGTTCATGAACAATGTTCTTGGCTGTTCTGTTCTTCTATTTCTAGTTTATGCTCGTGGATTGACATGGGAATTCTCCGCTGAAGTACTGGTTGTGCTAATTACTTGTGCTATAATGAGTCTCGCCGTAAGCTTTCGCTCCGATTTCCCATTATGGACATCATTCATGGCATTCCTCTTGTATCCATTTTCTCTGTTCCTTGTTTATGTTTTCAACGATGTTCTTGATCATGTTTAG